In Prosthecomicrobium sp. N25, one DNA window encodes the following:
- a CDS encoding YdcF family protein, with protein MFFVLSKIGFFLVRPVHLLIALLAVGAVLERTRLAKAGRRMVAASAVLFVVLGFTPLADMGLSVIEDRFPAPGRLDPPPDGIVVLGGALDVRLNAARKGFVALNESAERMTEVAALARLYPEAKIVFTGGSDEIFPGELTEAEAARTLFESFGIPASRIVLEDQSRNTWENGVFTRRIVDPKPGQRWLLVTSAWHMPRSVGIFRKAGWTGIVAYPVDYRTRTTGTLPWLPNRALDMFLNLELLAKETIGMAVYWMTGRSDALFPAP; from the coding sequence TCCTCGTCCGTCCGGTCCACCTGCTGATCGCGCTTCTGGCCGTCGGCGCGGTCCTGGAACGCACCCGCCTCGCGAAGGCGGGGCGCCGCATGGTGGCCGCGTCGGCCGTTCTCTTCGTCGTGCTCGGCTTCACCCCGCTCGCCGACATGGGCCTCTCCGTCATCGAGGACCGCTTCCCGGCGCCTGGCCGCCTCGATCCGCCGCCGGACGGCATCGTGGTGCTCGGCGGGGCCCTCGACGTCCGCCTCAACGCCGCCCGCAAGGGCTTCGTCGCCCTGAACGAATCGGCCGAGCGCATGACCGAGGTCGCCGCCCTGGCGCGGCTCTACCCCGAGGCGAAGATCGTCTTCACCGGCGGCAGCGACGAGATCTTCCCCGGCGAGCTGACCGAGGCGGAAGCCGCGCGCACCCTCTTCGAGAGCTTCGGCATCCCCGCCTCCCGCATCGTCCTCGAGGACCAGTCGCGCAACACCTGGGAGAACGGCGTCTTCACCCGCCGCATCGTCGACCCGAAGCCCGGTCAGCGCTGGCTCCTGGTCACCTCGGCCTGGCACATGCCCCGCTCCGTCGGCATCTTCCGCAAGGCCGGCTGGACCGGCATCGTCGCCTATCCGGTCGACTACCGGACGCGCACGACCGGGACGCTCCCCTGGCTGCCGAACCGGGCGCTCGACATGTTCCTGAACCTCGAGCTCCTCGCCAAGGAGACGATCGGGATGGCCGTCTACTGGATGACAGGCCGCTCCGACGCGCTCTTCCCGGCCCCTTGA
- a CDS encoding DUF599 domain-containing protein, with protein sequence MFDLGHLDLIALLWFSAAWLGFGWLTDSSPYGRSSLTRAMEEHRRAWMREMLKREVRIIDTQIMGSLQNGTAFFASTSLIAIGAAFTLLSQADRLVEVFRDLPIHVGPRREEIELKVLILAAIYGYAFFKFGWAYRLFNYSAILIGAVPLPPFADQAAAEKAAARAADMQIIAARHFNWGLRAFFFSIAFLGWFVNAWVLIGTTTFILLVLLRRQYLSRAKAAAEG encoded by the coding sequence ATGTTCGACCTCGGCCATCTCGACCTCATCGCCCTCCTCTGGTTCTCCGCCGCCTGGCTCGGCTTCGGATGGCTGACCGATTCGAGCCCCTACGGCCGGTCGTCGCTGACGCGGGCCATGGAGGAGCACCGGCGGGCCTGGATGCGGGAGATGCTGAAGCGCGAGGTGCGGATCATCGACACCCAGATCATGGGCTCGCTGCAGAACGGGACCGCGTTCTTCGCCTCCACTTCGCTCATCGCCATCGGTGCCGCCTTCACGCTGCTCAGCCAGGCGGACCGGCTGGTCGAGGTGTTCCGGGACCTGCCCATCCACGTCGGGCCGAGGCGGGAGGAGATCGAGCTGAAGGTGCTGATCCTGGCGGCCATCTACGGCTACGCCTTCTTCAAGTTCGGCTGGGCCTACCGGCTCTTCAACTATTCCGCGATCCTGATCGGGGCCGTGCCGCTGCCGCCCTTCGCCGACCAGGCGGCGGCGGAGAAGGCGGCCGCGCGGGCCGCGGACATGCAGATCATCGCGGCGCGCCACTTCAACTGGGGCCTGCGCGCCTTCTTCTTCTCGATCGCGTTCCTGGGTTGGTTCGTGAACGCCTGGGTGCTGATCGGCACGACGACCTTCATCCTGCTCGTCCTCTTGCGCCGGCAGTACCTGTCGCGCGCCAAGGCAGCCGCGGAGGGCTGA
- a CDS encoding nucleotidyltransferase domain-containing protein, producing the protein MSAAAPYADVEPDEIRDRLAAVAAEEDARVLLAVESGSRAWGFASPDSDWDTRFVYTRPLRAYLSLDPPRDVVERPLDARGIDLAGWDVRKALVLLLASNPTLLEWLHSPIAYVDDGRFRPAALDLFARFASRRALAHHYRSIARTHWSRSLATGEEVRLRRYFYVVRSVAALAWVAAGRDLPPMNLFELLDGSDLPADVRRDLDDLLALKTSLPEFGDGPRRPALDRYILDVVERVDPAAIDDRAELRPAFRAEADTLFRTLIGFED; encoded by the coding sequence ATGTCCGCCGCCGCCCCCTATGCCGATGTCGAGCCCGATGAGATCCGGGACCGTCTCGCCGCCGTCGCGGCCGAGGAGGACGCGCGCGTCCTGCTGGCGGTCGAGTCCGGCAGCCGGGCCTGGGGCTTCGCCTCACCCGACAGCGACTGGGACACCCGCTTCGTCTACACGCGGCCGCTCCGGGCCTATCTGAGCCTCGATCCGCCCCGCGACGTCGTCGAACGGCCGCTCGACGCCCGTGGCATCGACCTCGCGGGCTGGGACGTCCGCAAGGCCCTGGTCCTGCTCCTCGCCTCCAATCCGACCCTGCTGGAGTGGCTGCACTCGCCGATCGCCTATGTGGATGACGGCCGCTTCCGGCCCGCGGCGCTCGACCTCTTCGCCCGCTTCGCCTCCCGCCGCGCGCTCGCCCACCACTATCGCTCCATCGCCCGGACCCATTGGAGCCGCAGCCTGGCGACCGGCGAGGAGGTCCGGCTGAGGCGCTATTTCTACGTCGTGCGCTCCGTGGCCGCGCTCGCCTGGGTCGCCGCCGGGCGCGACCTGCCGCCCATGAACCTCTTCGAGCTCCTCGACGGCTCGGACCTGCCCGCAGACGTCCGCCGGGACCTCGACGACCTGCTGGCGCTCAAGACGTCGCTGCCCGAGTTCGGCGACGGGCCGCGCCGGCCGGCGCTCGACCGCTACATCCTGGACGTCGTCGAGCGGGTCGACCCCGCCGCGATCGACGACCGCGCCGAACTGCGCCCGGCCTTCAGGGCCGAGGCCGACACGTTGTTCCGCACCCTGATCGGCTTCGAGGACTGA
- a CDS encoding rhodanese-like domain-containing protein, with protein MPQRITTGYKALLETAEREVETLSVDEAAALAGRDDVVFVDLRDPRELEREGRMPGAFHCPRGMLEFWIDPASPYHKPVFAEDKRFVFFCAGGWRSALAAKTAKDMGLTPVAHVAGGFTAWKKAGRPVEGAKG; from the coding sequence ATGCCGCAACGAATCACAACCGGTTACAAGGCCTTGCTGGAGACCGCCGAGCGCGAGGTCGAGACCCTGTCGGTGGACGAGGCCGCCGCGCTCGCTGGCCGCGACGACGTGGTCTTCGTGGACCTGCGCGACCCGCGTGAGCTCGAGCGCGAGGGCCGCATGCCGGGCGCGTTCCATTGCCCGCGCGGCATGCTCGAGTTCTGGATCGACCCGGCGAGCCCCTATCACAAGCCGGTCTTCGCCGAGGACAAGCGCTTCGTCTTCTTCTGTGCCGGCGGCTGGCGCTCGGCGCTCGCGGCGAAGACCGCCAAGGACATGGGGCTGACCCCGGTCGCCCACGTGGCCGGCGGCTTCACGGCGTGGAAGAAGGCCGGCCGTCCGGTCGAGGGCGCAAAGGGCTGA
- a CDS encoding glycosyltransferase family 2 protein: MSTMRERPTLSVSMASCTLATCFKNEAPYLLEWIAFHRLAGFERIILFDNGSTDEGPALLAGLARAGVVELRRQPDPPDIGPQFHAYASALAMARSDWVVFLDLDEFLVLDGAEPVGAFLDRVAPDVSQVVFNWRCFGSSGRKEPGEGLVIERFLHAGDERDEVNRSIKSATRTRAIRAIHLHRPPVREGLVVHADGTPVRLDRRTAKTEAVRYGGGAVFHYAVKSRRELDAKMARGWALVPHGDPATLHEDSNRYFAAHDLNRVRLEVAAHRAAGVRDEMRRLEALRRRTTVRGFVSVALCRLCDLSARLRPLRRKARIFRDRPDLRSGYLQRIGAVAQEAAVSPLRPRPDGRPSSTP; this comes from the coding sequence ATGTCTACGATGCGGGAGCGACCAACCCTTTCGGTATCCATGGCCTCCTGCACGCTCGCGACCTGCTTCAAGAACGAGGCCCCGTATCTCCTCGAGTGGATCGCCTTCCACCGGCTCGCCGGCTTCGAACGCATCATCCTGTTCGACAATGGCAGCACCGACGAGGGTCCCGCGCTGCTCGCCGGTCTCGCCAGGGCCGGCGTCGTCGAGTTGCGCCGCCAACCGGATCCACCGGACATCGGCCCGCAGTTCCATGCCTATGCGAGCGCCCTCGCCATGGCACGAAGCGACTGGGTCGTCTTCCTGGACCTCGACGAGTTCCTGGTCCTGGACGGCGCGGAGCCGGTCGGTGCCTTCCTCGACAGGGTCGCGCCGGACGTCTCCCAGGTCGTCTTCAACTGGCGCTGCTTCGGCAGTTCCGGGCGCAAGGAACCGGGCGAGGGCCTCGTGATCGAGCGTTTCCTCCATGCCGGGGACGAGCGGGACGAGGTCAACCGTTCGATCAAGTCGGCGACCAGAACCCGGGCGATCCGCGCCATCCACCTGCATCGTCCGCCGGTGCGGGAGGGCCTGGTCGTTCATGCCGACGGGACCCCGGTCCGGCTCGATCGGAGGACCGCGAAGACCGAGGCGGTTCGCTACGGCGGCGGGGCGGTGTTCCATTACGCGGTCAAGTCCCGGCGCGAACTCGACGCCAAGATGGCCCGCGGCTGGGCCTTGGTACCCCACGGCGACCCCGCGACTCTGCACGAGGATTCGAACAGATACTTCGCCGCCCACGATCTGAATCGGGTCCGACTCGAGGTCGCCGCCCACCGGGCGGCGGGCGTCCGCGACGAGATGCGTCGCCTGGAGGCGCTGCGGCGCCGCACGACGGTCCGCGGGTTCGTGAGTGTCGCACTCTGCCGGCTTTGCGATCTCTCGGCCCGGCTGCGGCCGTTGCGGCGGAAAGCCCGCATCTTCCGCGACCGGCCCGACCTCCGCTCGGGCTACCTGCAACGGATCGGCGCCGTGGCTCAGGAGGCCGCGGTCAGCCCTTTGCGCCCTCGACCGGACGGCCGGCCTTCTTCCACGCCGTGA
- a CDS encoding glutathione S-transferase family protein, whose product MQLVIANKAYSSWSLRPWLVARHFGIPFEEVQVLLDQPDTSEQIRKYSPSGRVPCLIDGDTAIWESLAIIEYLAESAADKAIWPEDRQARAVARAISCEMHAGFQALRSACPMNLKKRFAYRDWGRPAAEDALRIVDLWRDARSRFGAGGPFLFGAFSAADAMYAPVVTRFDTYGWPVEPDTRSYMDAVLALPAFVEWRAVAEKEPWIVPSDEIE is encoded by the coding sequence ATGCAGCTCGTCATCGCCAACAAGGCCTATTCGTCCTGGTCGCTCCGGCCCTGGCTGGTGGCCCGGCATTTCGGCATCCCCTTCGAGGAGGTCCAGGTCCTCCTGGACCAGCCCGACACGTCCGAGCAGATCCGCAAGTACTCGCCCTCGGGCCGGGTGCCCTGCCTGATCGACGGCGATACGGCGATCTGGGAGTCCCTCGCCATCATCGAGTATCTGGCCGAGTCGGCCGCCGACAAGGCGATCTGGCCGGAGGACCGGCAGGCGCGGGCCGTCGCCCGCGCGATCTCCTGTGAGATGCACGCCGGTTTCCAGGCCCTCCGCTCCGCCTGCCCGATGAACCTCAAGAAGCGCTTCGCCTATCGCGACTGGGGCCGTCCGGCCGCCGAGGACGCCCTGCGCATCGTCGACCTCTGGCGCGACGCCCGCAGCCGGTTCGGCGCCGGCGGGCCGTTCCTGTTCGGCGCCTTCAGCGCCGCGGACGCCATGTACGCCCCCGTCGTGACGCGCTTCGACACCTACGGCTGGCCGGTCGAGCCGGATACGCGCTCCTACATGGACGCCGTGCTGGCCCTGCCGGCCTTCGTGGAATGGCGGGCCGTGGCCGAGAAGGAGCCCTGGATCGTCCCCTCGGACGAGATCGAGTGA
- a CDS encoding DUF1489 family protein, giving the protein MTLHLIKLCVGCDSVQDLTDWVDERLADRRRRGLEPVHVHRTRQMPKRRDDILDGGSLYWVIKGSIMVREPILDLRAVTDEAGVPHCDIVLSGEFHGVEPRRCRPFQGWRYLDPKEAPHDLRSAGARDLPPEFVKELALLGLL; this is encoded by the coding sequence ATGACCCTGCACCTCATCAAGCTCTGCGTGGGCTGCGACAGCGTCCAGGACCTCACCGACTGGGTCGACGAGCGCCTGGCCGACCGCCGCCGCCGCGGCCTGGAGCCGGTCCACGTCCACCGCACCCGGCAGATGCCGAAGCGCCGGGACGACATCCTGGACGGCGGGTCCCTCTATTGGGTCATCAAGGGCTCGATCATGGTGCGCGAGCCCATCCTGGACCTCCGGGCCGTCACCGACGAGGCCGGCGTCCCCCATTGCGACATCGTCCTCTCCGGCGAATTCCACGGCGTCGAGCCCCGCCGCTGCCGCCCCTTCCAGGGCTGGCGCTACCTCGATCCCAAGGAAGCCCCTCACGACCTCCGCTCCGCCGGCGCCCGCGACCTGCCCCCGGAGTTCGTCAAGGAACTCGCCCTTCTCGGCCTGCTCTGA
- the panC gene encoding pantoate--beta-alanine ligase, whose translation MSAIETGAADGRPEVVRTVAELRARVGHWRRSGERVAMVPTMGALHDGHLSLVRIGYERADRVVVSIFVNPTQFGPNEDFKTYPRSEARDLELLELLGTDLVFAPLVGEMYPPDFSTKVVTGGAAVGLETDFRPHFFEGVATVVTKLLNACGPDVAVFGEKDYQQLCVVRQIVRDLGMPVEIVGAPTVREKDGLAMSSRNAYLDPRERSRAPVLHQVLRDVAESARTGGPVERAIDRAQTRLGAVGFGKIDYIEVRDAATLGPPGNGPQRVLAAAWLGRTRLIDNCAV comes from the coding sequence ATGTCTGCGATCGAAACGGGGGCGGCGGACGGGCGCCCCGAGGTGGTGCGCACCGTGGCCGAGCTCAGGGCGAGGGTCGGGCACTGGCGGCGGTCGGGTGAGCGGGTCGCGATGGTTCCGACCATGGGCGCGCTGCACGACGGGCACCTTTCGCTCGTCCGGATCGGCTACGAGCGCGCGGACCGGGTGGTGGTCTCGATCTTCGTCAACCCGACCCAGTTCGGGCCGAACGAGGACTTCAAGACCTACCCGCGCTCCGAGGCGCGCGACCTGGAGCTCCTGGAACTGCTCGGGACGGACCTCGTCTTCGCACCACTCGTGGGCGAGATGTATCCGCCGGACTTCTCGACCAAGGTCGTCACCGGCGGGGCGGCGGTCGGGCTCGAGACGGACTTCCGCCCCCACTTCTTCGAGGGTGTCGCCACCGTGGTGACGAAGCTCCTCAACGCCTGCGGGCCGGACGTCGCCGTCTTCGGCGAGAAGGACTACCAGCAGCTCTGCGTGGTCCGTCAGATCGTCCGCGACCTCGGCATGCCGGTCGAGATCGTCGGTGCGCCGACGGTGCGCGAGAAGGACGGGCTCGCCATGTCGTCCCGCAACGCCTATCTCGACCCGCGCGAGCGCTCCCGGGCGCCCGTGCTGCACCAGGTCCTGCGGGACGTCGCCGAATCGGCGCGCACCGGCGGGCCGGTGGAGCGGGCGATCGACCGGGCGCAGACGCGCCTCGGGGCGGTCGGCTTCGGCAAGATCGACTACATCGAGGTGCGCGACGCGGCGACCCTCGGACCGCCCGGCAACGGGCCGCAGCGGGTGCTGGCCGCCGCCTGGCTCGGCCGCACGCGGCTGATCGACAATTGCGCGGTGTGA
- a CDS encoding VWA domain-containing protein, with protein MKDGSARGGEAGAVTGRGDAGVAPRSGNGEIEAFLDSVARTVPAAGAGRLIFALDATMSRQPTWDLATELQAEMFDEALKAGGLAVSLVYFRGLGECRASRWVSDSAALKSMMARIDCRAGHTQIGRVLTHAVETARENRVAALVYVGDAMEENPDDLAAAAGELALLGVRTFLFQEGHDPVAERTFREIARVTGGAHVRFEPGAARRLGELLRAVAAYAAGGLKALTALSGRGGEGARLLIAAMPGGGGAR; from the coding sequence ATGAAGGACGGATCCGCCCGGGGAGGCGAGGCAGGCGCGGTCACCGGGCGGGGCGACGCGGGCGTCGCGCCGCGCTCCGGGAATGGCGAGATCGAGGCCTTCCTGGACTCGGTCGCCCGGACGGTTCCCGCCGCCGGCGCCGGCCGCCTGATCTTCGCCCTCGATGCGACCATGAGCCGCCAGCCGACCTGGGACCTGGCCACCGAGCTCCAGGCCGAGATGTTCGACGAGGCCCTGAAGGCCGGCGGCCTCGCCGTCAGCCTCGTCTATTTCCGCGGTCTCGGCGAATGCCGGGCGAGCCGCTGGGTCTCCGATTCGGCTGCCCTCAAGTCCATGATGGCCCGGATCGACTGCCGCGCCGGCCACACCCAGATCGGCCGGGTGCTGACCCACGCGGTGGAGACCGCCCGCGAGAACCGGGTCGCAGCGCTCGTCTATGTCGGCGACGCCATGGAGGAGAACCCGGACGACCTCGCCGCGGCCGCCGGCGAACTGGCGCTCCTCGGCGTCCGCACCTTCCTGTTCCAGGAGGGGCACGATCCGGTCGCCGAGCGCACCTTCCGCGAGATCGCCCGGGTCACCGGCGGCGCGCATGTCCGCTTCGAGCCGGGGGCGGCGCGCAGGCTCGGCGAGCTGTTGCGCGCGGTCGCCGCCTACGCGGCCGGCGGCCTGAAGGCGCTGACGGCGCTCTCCGGCCGGGGCGGGGAGGGCGCGCGGCTGCTCATCGCCGCGATGCCGGGCGGGGGAGGGGCGCGGTGA
- a CDS encoding DnaJ domain-containing protein, with protein MNAVFLGAAVLIAVLFAAKGFTAANPASLAKSLRTVFGLSLMIFAAFMALTGRWAVAIPIAMFALPILAPNLLRGRGFPGLGTAGPNRGRKSTVRSAALEMELDHDSGIMSGRVLAGTFEGRDLARMSIADLKRLWREIREDAESRALLEAYMDRRDAFWREDLDGDTAAGHGRPPAPGAMTEQEAYQILGLQPGAGEAEIRDAHRRLMKAVHPDRGGSTFLAAKINEAKDRLIGKHRTRSNH; from the coding sequence GTGAACGCGGTCTTCCTCGGCGCCGCCGTGCTCATCGCGGTCCTCTTCGCCGCAAAGGGCTTCACGGCGGCCAACCCGGCCTCCCTGGCGAAGTCGCTGAGGACGGTCTTCGGCCTGTCCCTGATGATCTTCGCCGCCTTCATGGCGTTGACCGGGCGCTGGGCCGTCGCCATCCCGATCGCCATGTTCGCCCTGCCGATCTTGGCGCCGAACCTGTTGCGCGGCCGCGGCTTCCCGGGCCTCGGCACCGCCGGCCCGAACCGCGGGCGGAAGTCGACGGTGCGCTCCGCCGCCCTCGAGATGGAGCTCGACCACGACAGCGGGATCATGAGCGGACGCGTGCTGGCCGGCACCTTCGAGGGCCGCGACCTGGCGCGCATGTCGATCGCCGACCTGAAGCGGCTCTGGCGCGAGATCCGGGAGGATGCCGAGAGCCGCGCCCTGCTAGAGGCGTATATGGACCGCCGGGACGCCTTCTGGCGTGAAGACCTGGACGGCGACACGGCAGCGGGGCATGGCCGCCCGCCGGCTCCTGGCGCGATGACAGAGCAGGAGGCTTACCAGATTCTTGGCCTTCAGCCCGGGGCCGGGGAGGCGGAAATCCGGGACGCGCACCGGCGCCTCATGAAGGCGGTCCACCCCGACCGCGGGGGCTCCACCTTTCTTGCCGCGAAAATCAACGAAGCCAAGGACAGACTCATCGGGAAGCATAGAACGCGCTCCAATCACTGA
- a CDS encoding SPOR domain-containing protein, with product MSESGRYAAIVVDAKTGKVLFARNPDGQRFPASLTKMMTLYVLFEELERGRMTMSTPLEVSPLAASQAPSKLGLRPGETIEVGDAIRALVTKSANDAAVVIAENVSGSVEAFAARMTRTAQRIGMTNSVFRNPNGLPNPAQTTTARDMVTLGMALQDRFPDYYRLFSTRAFAWRGSVHANHNKLLGRVEGVDGIKTGYTAASGFNLVSSVKRDGRTIVAAVMGGPTGRARDAHMVQLIETYLPEASRGAKTYAVLDNGPKEEAPSAARRPASAAVATELPRPDEKPVERGAAVAMAKAILLPDQGRATGEPLSIVPPAVARVAAASAFAPPVPIEPEPAPAVRKVQTVSMPVPPAPVAPAVPVLELPQKTVSAGVLVPPAGIPGRGRTTAFADPVTTQSTAERKTEKAVEREAEPARTDDHKGWMIQIAAVDREADARAILSKARGEAGRVLSGREPVTEAVSKGGTTLYRARFAGFSDQATANAACATLKRKDFSCLAVRQ from the coding sequence ATGTCGGAATCGGGGCGCTATGCCGCGATCGTGGTCGACGCCAAGACCGGCAAGGTGCTCTTCGCCCGCAATCCCGACGGGCAGCGCTTCCCGGCGTCGCTCACCAAGATGATGACGCTCTACGTCCTGTTCGAGGAACTCGAGCGCGGTCGGATGACCATGTCGACGCCGCTCGAGGTCTCGCCCCTGGCCGCCTCCCAGGCGCCCTCCAAGCTCGGGCTGCGTCCCGGCGAGACCATCGAGGTCGGCGACGCGATCCGGGCGCTGGTGACCAAGTCCGCCAACGACGCCGCCGTGGTGATCGCCGAGAACGTCTCGGGGTCCGTCGAGGCCTTCGCGGCGCGCATGACCCGGACGGCCCAGCGGATCGGCATGACGAACTCGGTCTTCCGCAACCCGAACGGCCTGCCCAATCCGGCGCAGACGACGACCGCGCGCGACATGGTCACGCTCGGCATGGCGCTGCAGGACCGCTTCCCGGACTATTACCGGCTCTTTTCCACCCGCGCCTTCGCGTGGCGCGGGTCGGTGCACGCCAATCACAACAAGCTTCTCGGCCGCGTCGAGGGCGTCGACGGCATCAAGACCGGCTACACCGCGGCCTCCGGCTTCAACCTGGTCAGCTCGGTGAAGCGCGACGGGCGCACGATCGTGGCGGCCGTCATGGGCGGGCCGACCGGCCGGGCCCGCGACGCCCACATGGTCCAGTTGATCGAGACCTACCTGCCCGAGGCGAGCCGCGGGGCGAAGACCTACGCGGTGCTCGACAACGGCCCGAAGGAAGAGGCCCCGTCGGCCGCGCGCCGGCCGGCCTCGGCCGCCGTCGCCACGGAGCTGCCGCGTCCCGACGAGAAGCCGGTGGAGCGCGGAGCGGCTGTCGCCATGGCGAAAGCCATCCTGCTGCCCGACCAGGGCCGCGCGACCGGCGAGCCGCTCTCCATCGTTCCCCCCGCGGTCGCCAGGGTGGCCGCCGCCTCGGCCTTCGCGCCCCCGGTCCCGATCGAGCCGGAGCCTGCGCCGGCGGTCCGCAAGGTGCAGACGGTCTCCATGCCGGTGCCGCCCGCACCCGTGGCGCCCGCGGTTCCGGTGCTCGAGCTGCCGCAGAAGACGGTGTCGGCGGGCGTGCTCGTGCCGCCGGCCGGCATTCCGGGCCGGGGACGGACCACGGCCTTCGCGGATCCGGTCACCACCCAGTCGACCGCCGAGCGCAAGACCGAGAAAGCCGTCGAGCGCGAGGCGGAGCCGGCCAGGACGGACGACCACAAGGGCTGGATGATCCAGATCGCGGCGGTCGACCGCGAGGCGGATGCTCGCGCGATCCTCTCCAAGGCTCGCGGCGAGGCCGGTCGGGTCCTGTCCGGCCGGGAGCCGGTGACGGAGGCCGTCTCGAAGGGCGGCACGACGCTCTACCGCGCGCGGTTTGCGGGCTTCTCCGACCAGGCGACCGCCAACGCCGCCTGCGCGACCCTGAAGCGCAAAGACTTTTCCTGCCTTGCCGTACGTCAGTGA
- a CDS encoding phasin family protein produces the protein MLEEMQKATKENMDNAMKSIGVVSKGVQAIAVEVADYSKKSFEQSSATVEKLFGAKTLDKAIEVQSDFVKSAYEGYVAQMTKVGEMYVDLAKEVYKPYEGVFGKFAK, from the coding sequence ATGCTCGAGGAAATGCAGAAGGCCACCAAGGAGAACATGGACAACGCCATGAAGTCGATCGGCGTCGTGTCCAAGGGCGTCCAGGCCATCGCGGTCGAGGTGGCGGACTACTCCAAGAAGTCCTTCGAGCAGAGCTCGGCCACCGTCGAGAAGCTCTTCGGCGCCAAGACCCTCGACAAGGCGATCGAGGTCCAGTCGGACTTCGTCAAGTCCGCCTACGAGGGCTATGTCGCGCAGATGACCAAGGTCGGCGAGATGTACGTCGATCTCGCGAAGGAAGTCTACAAGCCCTACGAGGGCGTGTTCGGCAAATTCGCGAAGTGA
- the clpS gene encoding ATP-dependent Clp protease adapter ClpS: MSKDNRRPGEQDPGTVVVTKTRPKTKRPNMYRVLLLNDDYTPMEFVVHVLERFFNKGREEATRIMLHVHHHGVGECGVYTYEVAETKVTQVMDFARQHQHPLQCVMEKK; the protein is encoded by the coding sequence ATGAGCAAGGACAATCGGCGACCTGGAGAACAGGATCCCGGAACGGTCGTGGTCACCAAGACACGGCCGAAAACCAAACGCCCCAACATGTACCGCGTTCTTCTGCTGAACGACGACTACACGCCGATGGAGTTCGTCGTCCACGTCCTGGAACGCTTCTTCAACAAGGGCCGCGAAGAGGCGACCCGCATCATGCTTCACGTGCACCACCATGGCGTGGGCGAATGCGGTGTGTACACCTACGAGGTGGCGGAGACCAAGGTGACGCAGGTCATGGACTTCGCCCGCCAGCACCAGCATCCTCTGCAATGCGTCATGGAAAAGAAGTGA